In Mytilus trossulus isolate FHL-02 chromosome 6, PNRI_Mtr1.1.1.hap1, whole genome shotgun sequence, a single window of DNA contains:
- the LOC134723529 gene encoding uncharacterized protein LOC134723529 encodes MGGQREDKSKLTAENMPKTELEQMVQWTSSTECTVPSQTAFGTIYNVDIVNVVCNCPAATTRGMCKHVHLAEFIASKRNIDLTVGRRSRGFVQIGKCISCLFDLI; translated from the exons ATGGGAGGACAAAGGGAAGACAAAAGTAAATTGACAGCAGAGAATATGCCCAAGACAGAACTTGAACAAATGGTGCAATGGACTTCATCCACAGAATGCACTGTTCCATCACAGACAGCATTTGGGACGATTTATAATGTGGACATTGTCAATGTAGTGTGCAATTGTCCAGCTGCAACAACAAGag GGATGTGTAAGCATGTTCATTTAGCTGAATTTATTGCGTCTAAAAGGAACATCGACCTCACTGTAGGGCGCAGATCTAGAGGTTTTGTCCAGATTGGGAAATGTATCAGTTGTTTATTTGACCtcatttaa